A genomic window from Paraburkholderia phytofirmans OLGA172 includes:
- a CDS encoding alkene reductase: MSRLFTPISVGPFELKHRVVLAPLTRMRTEAGNVPGDLMVEYYSQRSSDGGLLITDATAVSPLGIAYVDAPGIYTQAQVDGWKRVTDAVHAKGARIFLQLWHAGRQAHPANTNGQTPVAPSAIRAYEHAAIRDERGNIVEVEQLVPRALDTREIADIVEQFRQGAARAKEAGFDGVELHAANGYLIDQFLLDGSNHRTDAYGGPIENRARFLFEVVEAVVSVWGAGRVAARLSPCGAYGTMSDSDPHATFGYVASRLNNYTLAYLHVIEPRIRGNEDTVASDSAISSKDLGRLFTGTIVAAGGFTAESAEQILRTGDADLVAFGRMFVSNPDLPERLRTGAPLNAYDRSTFYGGDGRGYTDYSTHRAAATA; this comes from the coding sequence ATGAGCAGGCTCTTTACACCCATCTCCGTTGGACCCTTCGAACTGAAGCATCGCGTCGTACTGGCGCCGCTGACGCGCATGCGCACCGAAGCTGGCAATGTACCCGGCGATCTGATGGTCGAGTATTATTCGCAACGCTCGTCCGATGGCGGTTTGCTGATCACTGACGCGACCGCGGTCTCGCCGCTGGGCATTGCGTATGTCGACGCTCCCGGCATCTACACACAGGCGCAGGTCGACGGCTGGAAGCGTGTCACCGACGCGGTGCATGCCAAAGGCGCCCGCATCTTCCTGCAGCTATGGCACGCCGGCCGGCAGGCGCACCCCGCTAACACGAACGGACAGACACCGGTCGCGCCGTCGGCGATACGCGCGTATGAGCATGCTGCGATCCGCGACGAGCGAGGCAATATCGTCGAAGTCGAACAGCTCGTTCCACGAGCGCTGGACACGCGCGAGATCGCGGATATCGTTGAGCAGTTCCGGCAGGGCGCTGCACGTGCGAAAGAAGCCGGTTTCGACGGCGTCGAACTGCATGCGGCGAACGGCTATCTCATCGATCAATTCCTGCTGGATGGCTCGAACCATCGGACGGACGCTTATGGCGGTCCGATTGAGAATCGGGCGCGCTTTCTGTTCGAGGTTGTGGAGGCTGTCGTGTCGGTGTGGGGTGCAGGGCGCGTTGCCGCACGGCTGTCGCCCTGCGGCGCTTATGGGACCATGTCCGACAGCGACCCGCACGCGACCTTCGGCTATGTGGCGAGCCGGCTCAACAACTACACCCTCGCTTACCTGCACGTGATCGAGCCACGCATTCGCGGCAACGAGGACACGGTGGCGAGCGATTCCGCCATCTCGTCGAAAGATCTGGGCCGCCTGTTCACCGGCACTATTGTGGCCGCCGGAGGATTCACCGCTGAAAGCGCGGAGCAGATCCTGCGTACCGGCGATGCCGATCTGGTCGCGTTCGGCCGGATGTTTGTGTCCAATCCGGATCTGCCGGAGCGTTTGCGTACGGGTGCGCCTCTGAATGCCTACGACCGTTCAACATTCTATGGCGGCGATGGACGAGGCTACACTGACTACAGTACGCACCGCGCAGCGGCCACGGCCTGA
- a CDS encoding 3-keto-5-aminohexanoate cleavage protein: MMNKTIISCALTGSGDTTRLSPAVPVTPEQIAKEAIAACEAGASIAHIHVRDPKSGGPSAELALYREVVSRIRDSGCPILINLTTGLGAGFIPSDEDPNRGSKESTMMTPEARVRHVLELRPEICSLDVATMNFGNRAFVNVKDHLIKMATLVEAAGVKPEIEVFDLGHVRLARHLIETQGILQAPLFQLCLGVPWGAHADTESLLLMKSYLPENARWSAFGISRAQFPMVAQSVILGGHVRVGLEDNLYIDKGELAPGNAALVKRAVDIIKSIGGEVATPDEARGILGLPARRPSQVTH, translated from the coding sequence GTGATGAACAAGACAATTATTAGTTGTGCACTGACTGGAAGCGGCGATACCACGCGGCTTAGCCCTGCGGTGCCCGTCACCCCCGAGCAAATCGCCAAGGAGGCCATCGCGGCATGCGAGGCTGGCGCGAGCATCGCCCACATTCATGTCCGCGACCCCAAGTCGGGCGGCCCGAGCGCCGAATTGGCGCTATACCGAGAAGTCGTGTCGCGGATCCGCGATAGCGGATGCCCGATTTTGATCAATCTGACGACCGGGCTGGGTGCCGGGTTCATCCCTAGCGACGAAGACCCGAACCGGGGAAGCAAGGAAAGCACGATGATGACGCCCGAAGCCCGCGTCCGACACGTGCTCGAATTGCGTCCGGAAATCTGCAGCCTGGACGTCGCCACCATGAACTTCGGCAATCGCGCATTCGTCAACGTGAAGGACCATCTGATCAAGATGGCGACCTTGGTCGAGGCAGCAGGCGTGAAACCGGAAATCGAGGTGTTTGATCTCGGACACGTGCGTCTCGCACGCCACCTGATCGAAACACAGGGGATTCTGCAGGCCCCGCTGTTCCAGCTTTGTCTTGGCGTGCCATGGGGAGCCCATGCCGATACGGAAAGCCTTCTACTGATGAAGAGTTATCTGCCCGAAAACGCCCGCTGGTCGGCATTCGGTATCTCGCGTGCCCAGTTCCCCATGGTGGCTCAAAGCGTGATTCTCGGAGGGCATGTCCGCGTCGGCCTCGAGGACAATCTCTATATTGACAAGGGCGAACTGGCGCCGGGCAACGCTGCACTGGTCAAACGCGCAGTCGATATCATCAAGAGCATCGGTGGAGAAGTAGCGACCCCCGACGAGGCTCGCGGCATACTGGGCCTTCCCGCTCGCCGGCCGAGCCAGGTGACGCACTGA
- a CDS encoding peroxiredoxin-like family protein, with protein MSLQARLDAFKADFKSGKAPYFAPPEIHPVMERATAELVASRQAERALKAGDVAPQFTLNDPEGKPVSSVELLKRGPLVISFYRGVWCPYCNLELLALEEAVPSFKAEGANLVAISPQNAVNSRKSVRTNKLSFPILSDTHNDVAAAFGIRFALPDYLVDLYKNLKNDLPAFNGDHSWTLPMPARYVVGQDGTILYSEVNPDYTHRPEPLDMLPVLRRKIAPAL; from the coding sequence ATGTCACTTCAAGCGAGACTCGACGCATTCAAGGCGGATTTCAAAAGCGGAAAGGCCCCGTACTTTGCGCCGCCGGAAATCCATCCTGTCATGGAACGCGCTACGGCCGAGCTCGTGGCGTCTCGCCAGGCTGAACGCGCACTCAAAGCGGGCGACGTAGCGCCGCAATTCACCCTCAACGACCCGGAGGGAAAACCCGTGTCGTCTGTTGAGCTGCTGAAGCGCGGGCCGCTCGTCATCAGCTTCTATCGTGGCGTATGGTGCCCGTATTGCAATCTTGAACTGCTGGCGCTTGAGGAAGCAGTGCCGTCGTTCAAGGCCGAAGGTGCCAACCTGGTCGCCATCTCACCGCAGAATGCCGTGAATAGCCGCAAGTCGGTCCGCACCAACAAACTGAGCTTTCCGATCCTCAGCGACACGCACAACGATGTTGCGGCAGCGTTCGGCATCCGCTTTGCCCTGCCCGACTATCTCGTTGATCTGTACAAGAACCTCAAGAACGACCTGCCGGCGTTCAACGGCGACCACAGCTGGACTCTGCCAATGCCAGCGCGTTACGTGGTCGGGCAAGACGGCACGATTCTGTACTCCGAAGTGAATCCGGACTATACCCATCGGCCCGAACCGCTGGACATGTTGCCCGTTCTCCGCCGGAAAATTGCTCCGGCTTTGTAG
- a CDS encoding SDR family oxidoreductase, which produces MKSRTFLVTGASKGIGLAVAQRLNADGHRVVGLARQGDDEGFPGTLVSVDLSDRVKTQATLDKLVSDYQFDGLVNNVGLVKPQRLGAIDLDALDSVMSLNLHPAVQAAQALLPNMRTQGWGRIVNISSLTVLGIVERTAYAAAKSALVSFSRSWALELATTGITVNSVAPGPTETELFRANNAPGSEGEQRYLAAVPMNRIGKPEEIAAAIAFLLSEEAAFITGQTLFVDGGASIGKVSI; this is translated from the coding sequence ATGAAATCACGTACTTTTCTAGTAACCGGTGCCAGCAAAGGCATCGGCCTGGCCGTCGCACAGCGGCTGAATGCAGATGGGCACCGGGTTGTAGGGCTAGCACGCCAGGGAGACGATGAGGGTTTCCCAGGAACGCTTGTGTCCGTCGATTTGTCCGACCGCGTAAAAACACAGGCCACGCTCGACAAACTTGTATCGGACTACCAGTTCGATGGCCTGGTCAATAACGTTGGGCTGGTGAAACCGCAGAGGCTAGGCGCCATTGACCTCGACGCACTTGACTCCGTCATGTCGCTTAATCTGCATCCTGCTGTCCAGGCCGCGCAAGCGCTCCTGCCCAATATGCGCACTCAAGGCTGGGGGCGAATCGTCAACATATCGAGCCTCACTGTCCTTGGCATCGTGGAACGTACCGCTTATGCTGCCGCCAAGTCCGCGCTGGTGAGCTTTTCACGCTCCTGGGCACTTGAGCTTGCGACCACCGGCATCACGGTCAATTCCGTCGCGCCCGGACCGACGGAAACCGAACTCTTTAGAGCCAACAACGCGCCGGGAAGCGAAGGCGAACAGCGTTACCTCGCTGCTGTACCGATGAACCGCATTGGCAAGCCAGAAGAGATTGCTGCGGCCATCGCTTTCCTTCTGTCCGAAGAGGCTGCTTTCATTACAGGTCAAACTCTGTTTGTCGATGGCGGCGCCTCGATCGGCAAGGTTTCCATTTGA
- a CDS encoding CaiB/BaiF CoA transferase family protein → MSAPLDGLKVIDFTRVLAGPHCTKALRDLGADVVKIEPPGGDTGRGGVPHIGTMSVYYAQQNAGKRNLSLDLNWPEAREIVADLCRDADVIVENFRPGTLARFGLGYEQVREFNPSVVYVSMSGYGQTGPWRNRPAFAPTVQAETGLTDILRDHFEFDPNALRNDACSHADVYTGLHGVIAVLAALQHRNRTGEGQHVDVSMAATMLSVNERAGAQLSGVDTNGEPPALSAAESHIFRMPDGRHVTIAASPIYSPMFVRFCSMMRRTDLLLDPRFASAHLRRQNLDALLAEVRAWILTFTDLEELQAQVSEQGLAIGVVRTTNELADSEWAADWGAIVEVDDRSGGTLRMPGSPWRFSGATLPKPGIPAFQGEHNVELLAERGVDPALIQKLRERQILLSRRSLRGDFDAL, encoded by the coding sequence ATGAGCGCTCCACTCGACGGACTGAAGGTGATCGACTTCACGCGTGTGTTGGCCGGTCCGCATTGCACGAAGGCGCTGCGCGATCTCGGCGCCGACGTCGTCAAGATCGAGCCGCCGGGCGGCGATACCGGTCGCGGTGGCGTGCCGCATATCGGCACCATGTCCGTGTACTACGCGCAGCAGAACGCGGGAAAGCGCAATCTGAGTCTCGATCTGAACTGGCCGGAGGCTCGCGAAATCGTGGCGGATCTTTGCCGCGACGCCGACGTTATCGTCGAGAATTTCCGGCCGGGGACGCTCGCCCGCTTTGGTTTGGGATATGAGCAGGTTCGTGAATTCAATCCTTCGGTAGTGTATGTCTCGATGAGCGGCTATGGGCAGACCGGTCCGTGGCGCAATCGTCCGGCATTTGCGCCCACCGTGCAGGCGGAGACGGGCCTGACCGACATTCTGCGCGACCATTTTGAATTCGACCCGAATGCATTGAGGAACGACGCCTGCAGCCATGCCGACGTCTATACCGGGCTCCACGGCGTGATTGCCGTTCTCGCGGCTCTTCAGCATCGCAACCGCACGGGCGAAGGTCAGCACGTGGACGTTTCGATGGCGGCGACCATGCTGTCCGTCAACGAGCGGGCAGGTGCGCAACTGTCGGGCGTGGACACCAATGGCGAACCGCCTGCGCTGAGCGCGGCCGAGTCTCACATTTTCCGCATGCCTGATGGCCGCCATGTGACGATTGCGGCGAGCCCGATCTATTCGCCGATGTTCGTGCGATTCTGTTCGATGATGCGTCGCACGGACCTTCTGCTTGACCCGCGCTTTGCCTCCGCGCATCTTCGTCGGCAGAACCTCGATGCGCTTCTCGCGGAGGTGCGCGCCTGGATCCTGACGTTTACGGATCTCGAGGAATTGCAGGCGCAGGTGAGTGAACAGGGTCTCGCGATCGGCGTGGTGCGTACCACCAACGAGCTTGCCGATTCGGAATGGGCGGCCGACTGGGGGGCGATCGTGGAAGTGGATGATCGCAGCGGCGGTACGTTGCGCATGCCCGGGTCGCCGTGGCGATTCAGCGGCGCGACGCTGCCGAAGCCCGGTATTCCGGCCTTCCAGGGCGAGCATAACGTTGAGCTGCTCGCCGAACGTGGGGTTGATCCGGCGTTGATCCAGAAGCTTCGCGAGCGGCAGATCTTGCTGAGCCGGCGCAGCCTGCGCGGGGATTTCGACGCGCTTTGA
- a CDS encoding porin, which translates to MTQRNRRLPIFQACTVAAVLSVLPGAVRAQSSVTLYGILDTSLFYTNHTFNPRTRASGGHVFSLTDSDYSSSRFGLKGREDLGGGTAAIFALESGFSTSNGALGNSNGNFFGRMAYVGLTGPYGTVKMGEQYSPFALSLLNTEPRGASFFGSGAVIYIGSVFTTGLFTPNAISYTSPKIAGFEGSGMIALGGQAGNFQAGRQYSARLTYTMPHLVVDAALFSGNSGGSAASTPIPTTVAFTGRTIGAVSNWGNAIFNLSYTNYKVASSFDEQVYMGGFRYTFTPAFAADGGVWWIHDGNAGTNHSLLAAAGVTYSLSARTMVYGELAMVNNHGRLHTGLSVNGALYEPTGSSTGATIGIRHLF; encoded by the coding sequence ATTACTCAACGAAATAGACGTCTTCCGATTTTTCAAGCGTGCACCGTTGCCGCGGTCCTTTCCGTTCTCCCTGGCGCGGTAAGGGCGCAAAGCAGTGTTACGTTATACGGGATTCTGGACACCAGCCTTTTCTATACGAATCACACGTTCAATCCGAGGACCCGGGCATCCGGGGGGCACGTGTTCTCGCTCACGGACAGCGACTACTCGTCATCCCGATTCGGCCTCAAGGGCAGAGAGGATCTTGGCGGGGGAACTGCGGCAATCTTTGCTCTGGAAAGTGGCTTTAGTACTTCCAATGGTGCGCTTGGAAACTCCAACGGGAATTTTTTTGGTCGTATGGCGTATGTGGGCCTTACCGGTCCGTATGGCACCGTGAAAATGGGTGAGCAATACTCTCCGTTTGCACTGTCCCTGTTGAATACGGAACCCCGCGGCGCGTCTTTTTTCGGCAGTGGTGCTGTAATCTATATCGGGAGCGTATTCACTACCGGGCTCTTTACGCCCAATGCCATTTCGTACACGTCGCCGAAGATTGCCGGGTTTGAAGGGAGTGGCATGATCGCGCTGGGTGGTCAGGCGGGTAATTTCCAAGCCGGTCGTCAATACTCTGCTCGCCTGACCTACACGATGCCGCATCTGGTTGTCGATGCGGCGCTTTTCAGTGGCAACAGCGGGGGTTCCGCGGCAAGCACGCCTATCCCGACGACAGTTGCCTTTACAGGTCGAACGATCGGAGCGGTGTCGAACTGGGGTAACGCCATATTCAATCTCTCGTACACGAACTACAAAGTAGCGAGTTCCTTCGATGAGCAAGTGTATATGGGCGGGTTCCGTTACACGTTCACGCCTGCATTTGCAGCCGACGGTGGCGTCTGGTGGATTCACGACGGTAATGCCGGCACGAATCACTCATTGCTTGCCGCGGCGGGCGTTACCTATTCGCTCTCCGCGCGTACGATGGTCTACGGTGAACTGGCGATGGTGAACAACCATGGGCGGCTTCACACCGGTCTATCCGTGAACGGCGCACTATACGAGCCGACTGGATCGTCGACGGGCGCGACAATCGGGATCAGGCACTTGTTCTGA
- a CDS encoding enoyl-CoA hydratase/isomerase family protein, translating to MSTVVFEKDGAVGVVTMSKPPHNLIEDTFLGDLLDCYKKAVDQGCRSILLRSAMRHFCAGADTAGFTGGRRRRDQAGLDALLGALENVPVPTIAAVHGGALGGGFELALTCDMIVAADTAFFGQAEASLGLIPLLGGTQRLVQRAGPARAKEIAMFGRRHNPVALERWGVINLVTAEAELPTVSMSWARQLAAGPTVAFKGIKNLANLSARQGIAGADAQQTEMNNMMWASADQKRGLEAFAKSGPGSALFEGN from the coding sequence ATGAGCACTGTCGTATTTGAAAAAGACGGCGCAGTTGGCGTCGTCACAATGTCGAAGCCGCCCCACAACCTCATTGAGGATACGTTTTTGGGTGATCTCCTCGACTGCTATAAAAAAGCGGTCGACCAGGGTTGCCGTTCGATTCTCCTGCGCAGCGCGATGCGGCATTTCTGTGCCGGTGCGGACACCGCGGGCTTTACCGGTGGACGCCGGCGTCGTGATCAGGCCGGGCTGGATGCCTTGCTTGGCGCGCTCGAGAACGTGCCCGTGCCGACGATCGCGGCCGTTCACGGGGGCGCACTCGGTGGCGGATTCGAATTGGCACTGACTTGCGACATGATCGTCGCGGCCGATACGGCGTTTTTTGGGCAGGCAGAAGCGTCGCTCGGCCTGATTCCGCTGCTGGGCGGGACGCAACGCCTCGTTCAACGGGCCGGCCCGGCGCGTGCGAAGGAAATCGCTATGTTCGGTCGACGCCATAATCCGGTGGCGCTGGAGCGCTGGGGTGTCATCAACCTCGTGACTGCCGAAGCCGAACTGCCGACCGTGTCGATGTCGTGGGCACGGCAGCTGGCGGCGGGTCCGACGGTCGCATTCAAGGGCATCAAGAACCTGGCGAACCTGTCCGCGAGGCAAGGCATCGCTGGCGCAGACGCTCAGCAAACCGAAATGAACAACATGATGTGGGCGAGCGCGGACCAGAAACGTGGCCTAGAGGCGTTCGCGAAGAGCGGTCCCGGTTCGGCTCTTTTCGAGGGGAATTGA
- a CDS encoding Nramp family divalent metal transporter — MDERARKAARPATRTERTTLAVRAVLEGRRGGALMLLPFAGPAVVVSVAYMDPGNFATNIQAGAKYGYALLWVVLLANLVAMLFQALSAKLGIVTGRNLAELCRERFSKPVVLMMWGVSEIAAMATDLAEFLGGAIGLSLLFHMPLLGGMVVTAVVTYGLLLFESAGFRPLELAIGALVGIIGLSYLAELFITPIAWPSVFAHTFSPRLPDANALTIAVGIVGATVMPHALFLHSGLTQRRAPARTEPERATLLKFSNVEVIIALTIAGLINMAMVIMAAGAFHHGYPEVAEIETAYHTLAPLLGIGAAGIFLLSLIASGISSSVVGTMAGQMIMQGFVGFRIPLWLRRAVTMVPSFVVVALGVNATQALVLSQVVLSLALPLPMAALLWFTCREDVMGPYKNRAFIAVLSTLAALVVLSFNVVLILQTFGVEIPGLPG; from the coding sequence TTGGACGAGCGTGCTCGTAAGGCAGCCAGACCGGCGACGAGAACCGAGCGGACAACGCTTGCGGTAAGAGCGGTATTGGAAGGCCGCCGCGGCGGCGCGCTGATGCTCCTGCCGTTTGCTGGACCGGCTGTGGTGGTCTCTGTTGCCTATATGGATCCGGGCAACTTTGCGACGAACATTCAGGCAGGCGCCAAATACGGTTACGCGTTGCTCTGGGTGGTGCTGTTGGCAAACCTTGTGGCGATGCTGTTTCAGGCGCTCTCGGCGAAGCTCGGCATCGTCACCGGGCGAAACCTCGCGGAACTGTGTCGCGAGCGATTTTCGAAACCCGTCGTGCTGATGATGTGGGGTGTAAGCGAAATCGCCGCGATGGCAACCGATCTCGCCGAATTTCTCGGCGGAGCGATCGGACTGTCGTTACTGTTTCACATGCCCTTGCTCGGCGGCATGGTGGTCACGGCGGTAGTGACTTACGGCCTGCTGTTGTTTGAGAGCGCCGGTTTCCGTCCCCTTGAACTGGCGATTGGGGCACTCGTCGGCATCATTGGTTTGTCCTACCTTGCCGAGCTGTTCATTACGCCGATTGCGTGGCCGAGTGTCTTCGCTCATACGTTTTCCCCCCGATTGCCCGACGCGAACGCGCTCACGATTGCCGTCGGGATTGTGGGCGCGACGGTGATGCCGCACGCGCTTTTCCTGCACTCCGGGCTAACCCAACGGCGAGCACCCGCGAGGACGGAGCCGGAGCGGGCAACGTTGCTGAAATTCTCGAATGTCGAGGTCATAATCGCACTGACCATCGCCGGGCTCATTAATATGGCGATGGTGATCATGGCCGCGGGGGCATTTCATCACGGCTATCCCGAGGTAGCGGAGATCGAAACGGCTTATCACACGCTGGCGCCGCTATTAGGCATTGGAGCAGCAGGGATTTTCCTGCTGTCCCTGATCGCTTCGGGCATATCGAGTTCCGTAGTCGGCACGATGGCGGGTCAGATGATCATGCAAGGGTTCGTGGGCTTTCGCATTCCGCTGTGGTTGCGCCGGGCTGTCACGATGGTGCCGAGTTTTGTCGTGGTGGCGCTTGGGGTCAATGCGACTCAGGCGCTTGTCCTTAGTCAGGTTGTATTGAGCCTCGCGTTGCCGCTGCCGATGGCCGCGTTGCTATGGTTCACCTGCCGTGAGGACGTGATGGGCCCATACAAGAATCGCGCGTTCATCGCCGTGCTCTCCACGCTGGCGGCATTGGTCGTCTTATCGTTCAATGTCGTGCTGATATTGCAAACATTCGGCGTTGAGATTCCTGGCTTGCCAGGCTGA
- a CDS encoding NnrU family protein — translation MGSTNAVAAAAVAFVGSHFLLSHPLRRRLVRAIGETGFLGVYSLVALLTFGWLILTYLKAPLSAPLWPVGNGLWAVATAVMLIASILLMGSLIRNPALPTGGRPGAFPEAARGAFAVTRHPMMWSFALWGLCHVAVFPVARNIILAAAIVFLALVGAALQDRKKERLQPDLWPAWESKTSYLPFAAIAAGRARLGGFGLHALLGGLVVWLVATWAHFPLTGWAAGIWRWL, via the coding sequence ATGGGAAGCACCAACGCAGTTGCGGCGGCGGCGGTCGCCTTCGTGGGTAGCCACTTTCTCCTGTCCCATCCGCTGCGCCGGCGTTTGGTCCGCGCAATTGGCGAAACGGGATTCCTGGGCGTCTATTCGCTGGTAGCGCTCCTGACGTTCGGCTGGCTGATCCTGACCTATCTAAAGGCGCCCCTGTCGGCGCCGCTATGGCCGGTAGGAAACGGGCTCTGGGCAGTTGCGACCGCCGTCATGCTGATCGCGTCGATCCTCCTGATGGGCTCTCTGATCCGCAACCCGGCGCTGCCCACCGGCGGCCGGCCCGGCGCGTTCCCGGAAGCGGCGCGCGGCGCGTTCGCGGTGACGCGCCACCCGATGATGTGGTCGTTCGCGCTTTGGGGGCTGTGCCACGTCGCGGTGTTCCCGGTGGCCAGGAACATCATACTTGCGGCGGCTATCGTCTTCCTCGCGCTCGTCGGCGCTGCTTTGCAGGACCGGAAAAAGGAGCGGCTCCAACCCGATCTCTGGCCCGCATGGGAGTCGAAGACGAGCTACCTGCCGTTCGCGGCGATCGCCGCCGGCCGCGCGCGGCTGGGCGGGTTCGGCTTGCACGCGCTGTTGGGCGGCCTCGTCGTCTGGCTCGTAGCGACCTGGGCTCATTTCCCACTCACCGGTTGGGCCGCGGGCATCTGGCGCTGGCTGTAG
- a CDS encoding enoyl-CoA hydratase, whose amino-acid sequence MTSGVKVELSNDVLVATISRPEKKNALTNDMYGALSDAIVRADVDAEVRALLIQADGDAFTAGNDISDFAAKAAGRHPEEHHATRLLRVLANATVPIIAAVQGKAVGVGTTMLLHCDYVLMSKEAQLITPFVNLGLVPEAASSYLLPLRIGYARAFEMFALGDPLPAETAVAWGIANKVVPAEQLRAEARRVADKMASKPSGSLTATKRLMRDAGRLLAQMDREDTTFEERLKSAEAKEAFDAFAQKRKPDFTKIAQS is encoded by the coding sequence ATGACATCCGGAGTCAAAGTAGAACTGTCGAACGATGTGCTGGTCGCTACCATTTCTCGACCGGAGAAGAAAAATGCTCTCACCAACGACATGTATGGCGCGCTCTCGGATGCCATCGTCAGGGCGGATGTCGATGCCGAGGTTCGAGCGCTGTTGATTCAGGCCGATGGAGACGCTTTTACGGCGGGCAACGATATTTCGGACTTCGCTGCCAAGGCGGCGGGCCGTCATCCGGAAGAACATCACGCCACCCGCCTGCTGCGCGTCCTGGCCAATGCAACGGTACCGATCATCGCCGCGGTCCAAGGCAAGGCAGTGGGAGTCGGCACGACGATGCTGCTCCATTGCGACTACGTGCTGATGTCCAAAGAAGCACAATTGATTACGCCCTTTGTGAACCTGGGTCTGGTTCCGGAAGCTGCGTCGAGCTATCTGCTTCCGTTGCGAATTGGTTATGCCCGGGCATTCGAAATGTTTGCGCTCGGCGATCCACTTCCCGCCGAAACGGCCGTTGCATGGGGCATCGCGAACAAGGTCGTTCCCGCCGAACAGCTGCGTGCCGAGGCGCGCCGCGTTGCCGACAAGATGGCGTCCAAGCCCAGCGGATCGCTGACGGCCACGAAGCGGCTGATGCGGGACGCGGGACGATTGCTAGCCCAGATGGATCGCGAAGACACCACTTTTGAGGAGCGACTCAAAAGCGCCGAGGCAAAGGAAGCGTTTGACGCATTCGCGCAAAAACGCAAGCCTGATTTCACCAAAATTGCTCAATCGTAG
- a CDS encoding NAD(P)H-dependent flavin oxidoreductase, with protein sequence MPLPPVLANRLSVPVVASPLFIISNPDLVIAQCKAGVVGSFPALNARQEGALDEWLDRITNELAEHDAKNPGRPAAPFAVNQIVHKSNDRLDTDMAICEKYKVPIVITSLGAREEINDAVHRWGGIVLHDVINNTFAKKAIQKGADGLIAVAAGAGGHAGVTSPFALVQEIREWFNGPLLLSGAIAGGNAILAALAAGADLAYVGSAFIATHEANALDGYKQAIVDSAASDIVYTNLFSGVHGNYLRNSIAAAGFDPDNLPESDPSKMSFGSGGGSRAKVWKDVWGAGQGIGAIKKIVPAADLIGRLKEEYGLARQRLAV encoded by the coding sequence ATGCCTCTACCGCCCGTCCTTGCCAATCGACTGTCAGTTCCTGTCGTCGCTTCGCCGCTTTTCATCATTTCGAACCCAGATCTCGTCATTGCGCAATGCAAGGCCGGCGTAGTCGGTTCCTTCCCGGCTCTGAACGCACGTCAGGAGGGCGCGCTTGACGAGTGGCTAGACCGGATTACTAACGAATTGGCCGAGCATGACGCGAAAAATCCGGGTCGTCCGGCCGCTCCTTTCGCTGTCAACCAGATCGTTCACAAGTCGAATGACCGTCTTGATACGGATATGGCGATCTGCGAAAAATACAAAGTTCCCATCGTCATCACGTCGCTGGGAGCGCGAGAAGAAATAAACGACGCCGTGCATCGCTGGGGTGGCATCGTTTTGCACGATGTCATCAATAACACCTTCGCGAAGAAGGCCATACAGAAGGGGGCGGATGGTCTGATCGCCGTCGCTGCCGGAGCCGGCGGTCATGCTGGCGTGACGTCCCCCTTTGCGCTTGTACAGGAAATTCGGGAATGGTTCAATGGGCCGCTGTTGCTCTCGGGTGCGATCGCCGGTGGTAATGCCATTCTCGCGGCGCTGGCCGCCGGAGCCGACCTGGCCTACGTGGGCAGTGCTTTTATCGCCACCCATGAGGCGAACGCGTTGGACGGCTACAAGCAGGCCATTGTGGACAGCGCGGCGTCCGATATCGTCTACACGAACCTTTTTTCCGGCGTGCACGGAAACTATCTGCGCAACAGTATCGCCGCTGCCGGCTTCGATCCGGACAACCTTCCCGAATCCGATCCTTCGAAGATGAGCTTTGGCTCCGGAGGCGGCTCGAGAGCCAAAGTCTGGAAAGATGTGTGGGGCGCCGGGCAAGGCATTGGCGCGATCAAGAAGATCGTCCCTGCCGCCGATCTGATTGGGCGTCTGAAGGAAGAATACGGTCTGGCACGCCAACGTCTCGCTGTCTGA
- a CDS encoding pyrimidine/purine nucleoside phosphorylase produces the protein MTAATQFDQVSILKRANVYFDGKCVSHTVLFADGTRKTLGVILPGALNFGTDAPELMEVQAGQCRIRLESSDEWKTYGAGESFSVPGKSRFDIDVIETLDYICSYL, from the coding sequence ATGACGGCCGCAACGCAATTCGATCAAGTTTCCATTCTCAAACGAGCCAACGTCTACTTCGACGGCAAGTGTGTCTCGCATACCGTTCTCTTCGCCGACGGCACACGCAAGACACTCGGCGTGATCCTGCCCGGCGCGCTCAACTTCGGCACCGACGCGCCGGAACTCATGGAGGTGCAGGCCGGGCAATGCCGCATCCGCCTCGAAAGCAGTGACGAGTGGAAGACGTATGGCGCGGGCGAGTCGTTCTCGGTGCCCGGCAAGAGCCGCTTCGATATCGACGTGATCGAAACGCTCGACTACATCTGCAGCTATCTGTAA